ATCGTCTGCGTTGCCAAACGCTAAAATAGAAGTAAGCTGTGTGAAGCAGATCgagctgcaagtcctgcctctcccatctcctcattggtttatagaagcaggtacccacgtgccatctcctcattggttatacccacatgggtgactgaaagacgaacaaggtcagtgccggtaatgcacctaatttatgaaagttgccaatcgcaatataaagtcgagaagaaaaagcctgggaggagagatgactagaaatgattcggttgaccgttttatgtgtggattaattgtcggagtagaggaccttgtgcatttcaagtAAAATAACATCtcaattttactaggcaagtcagttaagaacaaattcttattttcaatgacgggctATGacgaactgcctgttcaggggcagaacgacagatttgtaccttgtcagctcggggatttgaacttgcaacctttcggttactaatccaacactgtaaccactaggctaccctgccaccccaatgtttatatcccaggacaaattagctatcaacagcaagctagctaaataagaCAACTTCGCTAGCAAGTGCTAGCTTGCTAAATTgtaataaatgtttaatgctttttgacctgtccccaaatttatgtaattggttcagagtttgttttgatattttaacctgcatgtTGTGATCgcgtgtggggggacaaaataaatgtatgcacgatggcgcacgcgcacagccggtttgggttctgtgTTATTCTAAACAatgcaaagggtaaagtctacaaaacgcagtccactctgtttgttacagatTCAAGTTTTGGAAAATTGTAATTGTTtggagatcaaatgttttatttatgaGAACATTTTCAGAATGTTATCCAAAATCCATCTCGCTCAATCTTCTCCCAATGCCAGtccctgggcttcctctcatcaccatatttggaagtgagtggaaacgccaaccggatgcttcacatttatacatctggtgaaatatctggctcattgttctatctgtggtatTGTCCTAGCCTTCTGTCTCCTTTGCTAGCGGGAGGCGTGGATGACGGGTAGACAGGTTTTCTCCGGTACACAGCGGGGGGAGGCGAGGGCAACACCGTGTACTAACTTGCAAGCTAGCACAGAGTGTCGCCTTGGGGGTGACAGGTAGACAGTGTCCTTCGCCCCCGCTTGTCGGGCACTGTTTTCCTCAGTTCTGTTAATGACGTTGAGGGCAGGTGGGAGAGAAGGACACTGTCTACCGATGTTTCTCCCGatcaaaactgaaagcgcgaaccactgcatttaaccacgGCAAGTTGAATGCAGTAATATGGTTGAATACACAGTGCAGTAAGTCGATCAAACAGgaaaaacgtcagtacagagacaaagtggagtcacaattcaacggctcagacacgagacgtatgtggcagggactccagacaatcacggattagaAAGGGAAAATCAGTCACGTCACAGACACTGACatcttgctcccggacaagctaaacaccttctcctgctttgaggataacactgtgccaccgacacggcctgCTCCCGAGGACTGTGAGCTCTCgttctctgtggccgacgtgagtaagacattttaagcatgttaaccctcacaaagctgccggcccagacggcatccctagccgcgtcctcagaagATGTGCAGacaagctggctggagtgtttacggacacatTCAATtgctccctgtcccagtctgctgttctcaccAGCTTccagatgtccaccattgttcctgtactcaataaagcaaaggtaactgaactaaatgactatcaccccatagcactcacttctgtcatcatgaagtgctttgagaggcaagTTAAGGATcgtatcacctccaccttacctgtcaccctagacccactttaatttgcatactgccccaatagatccacagacgatgcaatcgcacttccctatcccatctggacaagaggaatacctatgcgagaatgctgttcattgactacagctcagccttcaacaccatagtgtccttcaaactcatcactaagctcagggccctgggtctgaaccctgtcctgtgcaactgagtcctggacttcctgacgggctgcccccaggtggtgaaggtaggaaacatcacttccactacgctgatcctcaacacttgggccccacaagggtgtgagttcagccccctcctgtactcattgttcacccatgactacgtggccacgtacgtctccaactcaatcatcaagtttgcagacgacacaaagTGTGAGTAgtgggcctgattaccaacaatgatgagcctacagggaggaggtgagggccctggcggagtggtgccaggaaaataatctTTCCCTCAACGTCAAGAAAACTGgaactgattgtggacttcaagagacagcagagggagcacgcccccatccacatcgacgcgaccgcagtggagaaggtgaaaagcttcaagttccttggcctccatatcactgacaatctgaaatggtccacccacacagacagtgcggTGAAGGaggcacaacagcacctcttcaacctcaggctgAAGAAGTTTGGCTTGGCCCCatagaccctcacaaacttttacagatgcaccataaaAAGTGGTTACTCAACACTGCACctgagaggctgctgccctatgtaaatataaatggaatcactggtcactttaatcatgtctacatactgttttattcattatgtatattctgtattctactgtattctactcagtgccactccaacattgctcttcctaatatttcttaattccattattttatttgtatatttgtgtgtattgatgtgaattgttagatactactgcacttttGGAGCTAGGAATACAAACATTTCTCTagacccgcaataacatctgctaaataggtgtatgtgaccaataaagtgTGATTTGATAGCTAGCAAGGActcctttttttggggggggtttcatgcaggaaccaatggggaaATGACAGAGTTCCGACTAGCACGTGAACGCAGCATTCGTATGACCATTATCTTATTACACTTCATGGAGGTCTCAACGGCACAGCTGATGCATGTTGACATGAGCAACATGAGCTTAGCATGTTCAACAGGTGACGGACatgttcttctcctcccctccagaTGCTGATGCCCAAGAAGAATCGTATAGCCATCTACGAGCTACTCTTCAAGGAGGGGGTGATGGTGGCCAAAAAGGATGTGCATCTGGCTAAGCACCCGGAGCTGGCCGATAGGAATGTGCCCAACCTTCACGTAATGAAGGCCATGCAGGTTAGATGTTATACTTTCTTCTGGTGCCTCATATAGTGTTACATGATGGAGAATGAAAATAGAGACTTAAGATGGGATAAACTTTATTGTCCCCAAGGGGAAATTTGTCTTTGACACGCAAtaaactggggcggcaggtagcctagtggttagagcgttgggccagtaactgagctgacaaggtaaaaaatctgtcatcTCTGCCCCTaagcaaggcaattaacccactgttccctgggcaccgaagacgtggatgtcgattaaggcagcccctcgcacctctctgattcagaggggttcggTTAAATGCGTTCGTCACATTTTAGTTGAAGGTAttgagttgtacaactgactaggtatccccctttcccctagcAGAATATGTCCTCAACTGTTGCCCTTGTCCTCAACTTGACTGTGACTCTCCCTCTGCAGTCTCTGAAGTCAACTGGGTACGTGAAGGAGCAGTTTGCCTGGCGCCACTTCTACTGGTACCTGACCAATGAGGGCATCCAGTACCTGAGGGACTTCCTGCATCTGCCCCCAGAGATTGTTCCCGCCACTCTGCGTCGTCAGATGCGCCCTGAGACCGCCCGGCCCAGGCCTAAAGGTAGTCTGCATATcatgaccatgtctgtgtcaccTGGGGCCTGTTCGGGAGGGTTCAAAGTTcagatataaatatatattgtTGAACAGATATGATTGTCATGTAGAATAGAGGATCATAGCCACTCTTCATTCTATTTATTTGATTTTTGTATTGTACTTCCATTAGTAATCCAGGGTTTACTGTTTCCTGTAGTCAGTCAGCAGGTTCCCTTCATGGATGAATAGTGGTGAATGTTGTGGGTGTTATAGTAGTGTGCAGATCAGAGGAGTGGTGTAAAACATATCCTTCTGTTTCAGGTatggagggtgagagaggtgAGCGGCCAGCTAGGTTTAACCGTGAAGGAGGAGACCGAGACAACTACAGACGTTCTGCTGCACCACGTGAGTACTCAAGCCACCTGTTTATTACGTTCAATAATGATGCACCAATATGGAAACACTGAGCCGATGCTAATATTTGCTTTGCCATGGTGGCTGATAGGGCATTGCAGCAAATGGTAAACTTTATGTAAATGACCTGAATCTCTACTTGTCTGATGATCATACTTTTTGTCCTTTTAGCTGGTGCAGACAAGAAGGCTGAAGCAGGCGCTGGTGCAGCTACTGAGTTCCAATTCGTAAGTAAAGTATTTAAAATCAATAATGGGTGCCATGTCTTATTGTAGCCTAATGCCCACTTGTCAATTGAGATCTTCAATGATTGAAAATTTACCAACTGGTATTGTGTGTTGCAGAGAGGCGGATTTGGACGTGGCAGAGGACAGCAACCACCACAGGAGTAAAAGACTGACTCTGTTCTTGTACAGTATAATAAAAGGGGATTGCTGTAATCTCAGTGTGTCATGAATTTCTAATGGCATTGGATGGTGATCATAAGATATATACacttcacaggaggttggtggcaccttaattggggaagatgggcttgtggtaaatggaatggtatccatgagtttgatgccattccattcgctctgttGCAGCCATTGTTATGAGGCGTCCTCCCCTTAGTGGCCTCCTGTGATACATTTGAATTTGTAGGTGGTAATGAGACAACTTTTATTTTTAATCTAGAGGAGTTGACGAACACATTTCTCCAACTGGAGTCaacaagaaaatacaaagaaaccCTAAGAAAAGGGAACACTGGGTGTTTTATTAATTGGCAGAATTGTTTTACAATCTTCAgtcttcacattttgttgtgtaatTCCCCATTGAAGAAGAAATCAGTGATATGTGTATTTGAATTGCCCCCGATTGGACCATTGCATATAATGATTTGGATTTGACAATTTTTCAGTTTACATCAGTCATCTAGAAAGATACATATTTCATCATTGGATTTGCTTTATATGCTGTTAAGACCATTAAACTTACCAGTAAACTGAAGTCATCAAGAACAGGAACATATTACCCAGAACTGCCATCACCTAGTTAGATGACCCATAACCACTAGATGGCGCCATCACAAAATCTTATGACACGGTTGGGTTCAGTATGATAGAACTTTGCGCAATATTGAATTCAATGTAAACTACTGTACTGAATGACCAGTTGAAAAACACTTATGGTGGCCCAGGGGGACATTATCATATGGTGTGCATCACAAGTTTTACGATTTCAGATGGTCACACCCACCAAACGTACCTCAAAGGTTGTTGCACTGTGCACACCGTTTTGGGGGAAATGTGTCGTTCAGTGCAAACGTTAAAGCGAACTGAACACACCCCATGACTCACAGACAAACACCATGGGGCATACTGAAACTGCCAATCCCTACTGGCCATATAGTGAGAAATAAAGCCATGTATGTACTTATTAGAaagtaagggggatacctagtcagttgtacaactgaatgcattcaactggaGTGTCTTTACAATCATTACGTCCTGGTGCAATATGACTTATGTTTTCTTAGGTCTACCATGAGTAGGCCTGACCTTTTCTATTTTCACAAGTTAAAAAACACCACATATTCCCTATGTTCAGGTTCCATGTAAAAATAAAAGAAAATCAAAAAACCTCAGGCAGTTACTAGTACATAAATGTTGCATAAACAGCTAAAAAGTAAATGCAATGCATCCATCTAAGCAAAGCTAGCTAACTGAGGGCCTTACATACCACGGGTCTAGGGCCATTTTCAAGGATAGGACTAGGCTGTTGTGTAAAACGTAAAAACATTGCCAGAGGAGATGAATAAGGCTGAGAACGAACTTAACAGCTCTTTGTGCCAGATCAGTTGGGTCAATGGGTACGTTTGGCACAATCCAGCTCAACAAGAATATAATATTCTCATTCTTTGTGCCCTAAATTATGCTCAGTTGAGAAATATTCTGCCAGTTCTGCCAGAGCCAGTCAGTTACATGACAACTTACATATTTTTTTCTTGGGAGTTTTGGGGGTCCTGAAACAAGATTTTATAAAACGTCATTATTGAAATTGGCACATACCTACTAGCCCATCAGGGCAAAGTACAGTGTGAAGTAGAATCTACACATCAATTTTCGTGGGCCAGGGTGACAAGCAAACAACAGTACCAAACTCCAGGGCCAGTAGTGGAGAGTTGGTCTCTGCATTGACATAGGCTAGAGAACATTAACATATCTACCAATCCCAGTTATTCTTGTTCACAAGTCTTGACTGGGCCAGAATCACTATGGTTCTGAGACTTATCagcatccatccattcatcagaTCAATGGCATTTGATTGATTTAAATGATCAATTTGAACAACCAATGACGAACCTACCTAAAGTAGACAAATAATATATTAAGAACTATTTAAAAGTGCATTTCAAGAAACAACAAAAACCTAACAAAACAAATATAGCTAACATAAAAACAAAAGTCCAGTGTTCATTTAAGGGAAAATGCAGAATTATATCACAGTGTAAACATTTGTTAGAATACAATTTAGAATTGATGGATTCACATGAACGTAAATTTGCCCTCACCAAAACGTGCAGGTGATTTACCTTGTTATTGCATCTCCTGTTGTGCAACATCTCTtcctgcatcacacacacacacacacaccaatcaatCAACAGCCCTCACCTTACATCAATACAAACACCGAGAGATTAGTACAGACTGAAAAACGTCCGTCATATGCAATCAATCACCATCATACCATTAGAAAATAAATATGAATATTAACAACAAAGTAAATGGATATAGAATTATCAAGTGAAAACCATGAACACATCCATTTTACTGGGGTCCAGAGTATGACAAACACGTTATCCAGCAGCGGCATAATCTTCCAAGTGCCATTTTAAATTAGCTTTACTAGTCAAGCATAATAAACAACACCTGATGACATTACTACCCACCTCCTGATGCACAACATGATTCAAAAACTCTGCAAGAGCACGTCTCCTGCACCAAAAACTAGTTTGGGTTCTTGTTCCTTTCCCATGAGGATCAGATaaccagaaaaacagagaattaTGCATGTTATTTCATTATAAAAACCAATCAATATATTATCTTTATAGTCTAGACTGACAACAAGACGTGCAGATTATTTACATTTCAATGATTTGGTTAGATGTGCCCTAGTGTGATAACAAAAGCCGAAGCTACTATGGGAGTGTTTTTTATGTCAGCCCCCTTATCAAAACTTCTCTCTCCAATCACCAAAGCTTGTGCTATCGTCACAATTGAGCCCGTTTTGTACCAGATAATTCCATTCCTACAGATTACATCACACAAGACACACCCATGTACCTTAACCACACATACAAAACAGGAAGCTTTCCAACAAGCCCATCTAACCATTAACCAAATAAATGCATTTTTAGATGATTAGAAAATATATGAAAAGAAAACAAACTACAGAAAATGTCATACAGAAAAAGCCTGTCATACTGTATAACTCTTAACTCTTAGACTAACGATCTGTCACAGTACATGGTGAGAGGTTATGTCATTCTTATGACTGCCATGTAAAGGGGTGTGGCAACTAAATGGTAAACACACAGCATAGCAATACTTTACATCACCACAGCAGAGAGTTGCATTCAACAAACCTCACATTTatgacagagaggaatgagggaccgAGGAAAAGGAGGAGTACCTTTGGGAATACATCATGCAATTATTAATAAAAATcaagaaaaaaaacattcaaatTACAAAGTATTATATCTTCTTCGCCCAACACTTCAAGTCTGTACCTCCACTCTGGCACCAAAAAAAAGGCTGTCAAGGCAAACATTTCTGTTGATGTTTTGAAGTTTAAAAATAAGTAgtagtaggaggaggagcaggattaGGTAAGAAAAAGAAGCGGGTAAAAGATGTGGAGAATTCTCCAGGATTTCTGTGTTTTACTTATACTTCCATCTAGAGTTATGGTTGATGTTGTAGGTAGGGGAGTGGTCTCCTCCCCCTATTGTGGCCACCAGGGGCGTCATGTTGTTGCTCAGGAAGCCCTGTTGTAGGGCCGCAAAGTACGAGGCCTGCACAGGCTTGTGGCACTGCAGCACCCTGCTGGCATCATCGGTCTTAAACCATTCCCTTTTTCTACCTGTCAACAGAGGGATAACGAGCGGAGTTTGAAAGGGGGCTACAAAAACAGGTTAAGTCTAGATTAACTCAGGAATGAAATGCCTATGAAGGAtttacaatagtagtagtagtggtagtagtagcagcagttgtaGCATCTATTATGATCAGCTGGTCAATCTGTTGCCGATTAATCAATTTGATCACACATAACAAAATAGATTTCCAGTCATCACAGCTTTCACAAACACCACAAAAAAACTAGTAACAATGTACCAATATTCACAGAGTCCTCCCAGTCTTCTAACATCTCTGTAACCATTAGGACatagacatacagtgccttgcgaaagtattcggcccccttgaactttgcgaccttttgccacatttcaggcttcaaacataaagatataaaactgtatttttttgtgaagaatcaacaacaagtgggacacaatcatgaagtggaacgacatttattggatatttcaaacttttttaacaaatcaaaaactgaaaaattcggcgtgcaaaattattcagcccccttaagttaatactttgtagcgccaccttttgctgcgattacagctgtaagtcgcttggggtatgtctctatcagttttgcacatcgagagactgacattttttcccattcctccttgcaaaacagctcgagctcagtgaggttggatggagagcatttgtgaacagcagttttcagttctttccacagattctcgattggattcaggtctggactttgacttggccattctaacacctggatatgtttatttttgaaccattccattgtagattttgctttatgttttggatcattgtcttgttggaagacaaatctccgtcccagtctcaggtcttttgcagactccatcaggttttcttccagaatggtcctgtatttggctccatccatcttcccatcaattttaaccatcttccctgtccctgctgaagaaaagcaggcccaaaccatgatgctgccaccaccatgtttgacagtggagatggtgtgttcagggtgatgagctgtgttgcttttacgccaaacataacgttttgcattgttgccaaaaagttcaattttggtttcatctgaccagagcaccttcttccacatgtttggtgtgtctcccaggtggcttgtggcaaactttaaacgacactttttatggatatctttaagaaatggctttcttcttgccactcttccataaaggccagatttgtgcaatatacgactgattgttgtcctatggacagagtgtcccccctcagctgtagatctctgcagttcatccagagtgatcatgggcctcttggctgcatctctgatcagtcttctccttgtatgagctgaaagtttagagggacggccaggtcttggtagatttgcagtggtctgattcTCCtttcatttcaatattatcgcttgcacagtgctccttgggatgtttaaagcttgggaaatctttttgtatccaaatccggctttaaacttcttcacaacagtatcttggacctgcctggtgtgttccttgttcttcatgatgctctctgcgcttttaacagacctctgagactatcacagtgcaggtgcatttatacggagacttgattacacacaggtggattgtatttatcatcattagtcatttaggtcaacattggatcattcagagatcctcactgaacttctggagagagtttgctgcactgaaagtaaaggggctgaataattttgcacgcccaatttttcagtttttgatttgttaaaaaagtttgaaatatccaataaatgtcattccacttcatgattgtgtcccacttgttgttgattcttcacaaaaaaatacagttttatatctttatgtttgaagcctgaaatgtggcaaaaggtcgcaaagttcaagggggccgaatactttcgcaaggcactgtatgttctgTGCTTCCTCTCTGTGTTCTGAGAAAGAGGAAATCAAGAAAAATGGTTAGTGCTCAAGGTTAGGAGGCAAACAGTGGAAATAAACTAGCAGTCCCTCCCACCCCAAGTTTAAAGACAAGCAACACAAAGACATGGAAAATCCTTTTCAGCTCACCTTGAAAATTCCTAGTAGTCGCCCCAATGTCCCCTTGACACCAGCCTGGAAAGACAACATGTTCAGTAGAAATGAAACAGCAGATTAAACCTTGAATAACGATTCTTAGTAAAAGCAGGACACTGCAATGTTTTCACATTTTCACCCGATGAGACCTGGGGGTTCTGAGAATTGCTGCCATTTTCAGTTCCAGGGCGGGGGCAACgtcatggaggagagggagggatcagcTCCTATTAACATGGTATCATTGCAGTACTTTCTTCTTCAGGTTACAGTTTTACTCTATTTATAAACATGGACTCTCAATCAAGAGGCTCCTCAACCCATTCAGTGAATAGCTTACATAGAAGAACGTTTAGATTTTTCAGAGCTGAAATAAGGGCTGCTAAGTCAACTAGTGTAAAATTAGTACATCAACAAAACCCTGCAATAACATTTGGccaagacaacaatacatcagattGTGTTTCCCTAACAAATGAGCTCAACGTTGATCACAAGGAACTCACAAATGAGGCTGAATACAGTTAATGGAAAACTAATAAACGTAAAAGACTAGAAGATCTGAAACCCTACCTGAACCCTACCTCtttaaagagtatcttaaataatcccacagcaaCCCCCCTCGCCCCCCCCCTAAAAACTCAATAAAAAAATAATTCCCATCTGTGAACTAACACACACATTTGACTTCCCCCACCCCACTAGCACTgcctttgctgatagctactttatttcTGAAAAATGTATTTACCGGTACTGAGATAtttggttgtcccacctagctaacTTTAAGATGAATGTACTAGCTGTAATTTGCTCTGTATAAGAGTGTCTAAAAGTGTCTAAATTTACTAAAAATGTACATGTTTAAAGATGGCATTATCCCATTTGTTCAACAGAAAAGGTTAGCTTCAGTTCAAATACCGTATATACCCTCTAAGAACTTTAGGCAACAATTTAGCATGAGAGTAA
The sequence above is a segment of the Oncorhynchus nerka isolate Pitt River linkage group LG20, Oner_Uvic_2.0, whole genome shotgun sequence genome. Coding sequences within it:
- the LOC115102312 gene encoding small ribosomal subunit protein eS10, encoding MVYAHPHKNILNNQGRFNFSPLRWIPHQYACVGLSGSGLKTRIKMLMPKKNRIAIYELLFKEGVMVAKKDVHLAKHPELADRNVPNLHVMKAMQSLKSTGYVKEQFAWRHFYWYLTNEGIQYLRDFLHLPPEIVPATLRRQMRPETARPRPKGMEGERGERPARFNREGGDRDNYRRSAAPPGADKKAEAGAGAATEFQFRGGFGRGRGQQPPQE